ggggaaggaataCTAGCACAACTGTGCCCTGAAACGTTCCTGGGGCAGAGCAGTCACAGAAGGCAACTACCTGCATTCCACAACAGCCAGCAGAGACTGCACCACGTCTGTCCATTCCCTGAAGCTTCTGGGGATCACACACATGCCCAGCCACAAGCCTATCCAATAAAACCTGCCCCAAAATGCCACACGGCCATTAACAAAGGAGTAAAGTCAGGCTACATACACATCCCCAGGAAAGGGGGTCACTTTGGAAGGAAGGCAATGCACAGGATAGTAAAAGACACCATAACTGATAATAAGGGAACCCTACATCCTGAGCCTACAGTCTAATAACCTACAAGTTCTTGTCCACCTCTAGCTGTCTTATCCTGATGTTTTTACGTAACATTCAATGCCAACCACACTTAACCTGAGAAACGAAATGCCTCTTACTTCCACTCAAATGACCTGCAGAAGCAGGAACAAGGTAAGCACAGTGACACTCTCATTCAGAAACAAGAAGCAATtccacatttcagaaatggtCCACAAGTTCACAGGGAAGATCTGATGCagccagatttatttttacctttttatttctttagggCCATTTTGTTGTAGTCGTGCATAAATAGCCAGGAAAATAGACACTCTAGCAAGGGCTGCTCAAGAATAAACCCTTGGTCATTACAAGAAGAGAAGAGTTCAAGTTCTGCTGACCAAAATTCCTCTAAGGCTACAGAAAGGCAGCTGGCTTGTTGCATCAAAGTCCGAACCAATCGGGAACTCCACCTCGTCTGGGGTCACCCTTCTGgatctgctgctctttctctagatatttcttcctgaagtcATCAAAAGAGCGAGCTTCTTCATCTTGTTCTTTCTCTGGAAACAGGTTGGGAAACTGAAAGGTTTGTCCTTTGCcctaaagagaaaacaaatggtCAAAATGATGCCTCTTAACTCCCAAGATCTCTTTCCACCGCTCTCCCCAAGATACACATATAAACCTCCTCCACAAGCTAACTTTCAGCCTCTTCTCTTCTGTGTGCAAATTAAGACACTGGCATCTTTCTTTACAGAACGAATGGTCAGGAGATGGACACCTCTTCAAGATGCTGAACCACCTCAGAGATGTTGTAGGAGCCACACCGTAAAAGCAAGATGAGCAATGTAAGTGATTTTGTTAAAGTCACAGCATCGGAGAAAATGCAGGCAGGGCACGCATTCATTATGTTAATACTTAGGATATGAATCGCAGCTATAGCTGTTTAAATCTTGTCTAAGGATCAGAAAGAACATACCTAGCAGCTGTTATTATGGGGTGTAATGTGGGAATACATAGTAACAGATATCAGAGGTCTCTTATCAACAGGAATAAAGTCTGCAGTGTAAAATAATTAGTGGGAACAATCTGTCTAATACATCACTGATGAGATTAAAGTGATTACATCTGCATCAGTCATTCTGCCTAACAGACAAGTCATTTTAGTATAACATCATCATCAGATCTATGTCTCCCacttggaaaataaacatttgcttGGTCTCTGGTTTTTATCTAACAGCAGGAAACCATTATTCTGTGGAAATGTTCTATCCCATTAACATTATCTACTTACTTTTTAGTGGTGTTTGCACTAAGCACAACTTCATTAAACTCAACAGTATCAGCCCCTTCCATTCCTTTGCATTCCATATGGGACTCTGCATAATAAAACTCATAACTGATAGCTCATAACTCTTAAAATTATTCTCCAGAATAGTTACAAATCTTATCATACATTAACTTCTCTGGCAGAATACTACATATAGAAATCTCAACAAAAGCATGTAATTGCTTCagattaaaacagttttttcagGTCAGCCACTCTTTCTATTTgtgcaataaaaataactgaaccAGAGGCCCAGTTACAAAATGGTtctgcaaaagagataaaattaGCCTTCTATAACACGGCTACCTATACTGCATTTTGAGATAAGAAATGTGAcataattaaataaagaaaaaaaaaccctgccacCACGTCCCTAACCCAGCTGAATGTGTGCTATGTTCCATTTAGCCATATACACTCAACAGGGTCATTTACAGGTGTGAAAGAATTTAAACCTCAAGCATacactttggaaagaaaaaccaTGACTTATCCCAGTTGAGCTTATCCAGACTAGAATCTAGGAAATATCAACTCATACCCAGCAATGCTCCGGTTGTTTTTGTAGTGCATACTTCTTGGGGGTTTCCTAAGAGCCTGACCATACTACAAAAACAACAAGGGAGCTGCTGTGTACATTGCGCTTTCCTAGATTCTAGTCTGGATAAGATCAAGTGGAACAAATCAtggttttcctttccacaccatACACTCGGGGGTTTCAATTCTTTTGTACCTTTAAATTACCACCAGGTATGCTTATAATAGCTGTCCTATGACAACTGAAGCATAGCTCCATTTTGAGGCACAGCAACAGGCCTTATCAATGGCCTTGAACAATCCCAACACCGTAGCCTACTGATGCTCTTCCTGTAGTAGGATCAGCAGCAAGCACCCTTGAGGCAAAGGGCTGCCCAAGAGTTTGGCACGCtgaagcatttggaaaataatttgtttacattacaaaaaattactgcattttaacTGCACTGCAGGCAGGTCACTCCGCCCTGTGGGACCCATAGGACAGAGGAGGCTGATTCTAAGGACTCATCCATCCTGGAGAGGAAGCCATTTTAGTTAAACAAGTTGGAAAACAATTCAGGCTAACATGGTAGGCATACCACCTACGCTGAAAATTTGAGAACTATTTATATTGGTAACAGTGTAGTAAGGGGCTGTTCTTGTTATGCAGCACTTCCATTCTGGTATGCTTCCAGCACCAAAGCACTTCTCTTACTGGAGAGTGAAGGAAAGCTGTCCCTAAAGCATACTAACAACGTTCATGGTTAATTCACTAAGCATTGCAAaacagttattatttttaaaagaggaaaaaaaattaaaaggatatGCACAGAAACTGTAGTGAAACCAGGCAAACCTTTCAGCTGTTTATCAAAGTGCTCACAGTTCCCATTTCAAGGCTGGTGAAAGTCAAATATTGAGCTGAAAATGTCAATCTGTATCTGGAGTCttttaataaatcaaaatcaGCACAGACAAGTTGGCTTTTTCCAGCTCttgttctgtgaagaaattctgattttggCTGGCAGCCAGACACGATTCGAAACAGCCAAGACATTACACCCTGAGAACTGAAGGTTGATAAATCTTAAGTAACAATACTATGCAGTAACACTGCACTGTAAGACTCTGGAGTGATGAAAGCTGTATGAAAAATAGCTGTTGTGCATGCTCAGTAGCTAGTTTTCATCTTGggtatttcaaaatttcagaaataccaAAAGGCATCGACTTACATAAAAGGCTGAGAGTCTATCCAGGCATATTTACATTCGGTGCATGTTCAACATGATGCCAGAGGCTACCAGTGTTTTAGCTCCTATGCCACCTTCTTAAAACAATGCCTACCAAAGGAATAGAGGGATCATCACTCCCTTATGCAGTCCTGCTTAAAgtagacttttttctttgtaaaagttTTCCCTTCTCTACAGCAACCATCTGCCAGCTAAGATAAATGCCTCCTTCAAATGAAATCCTaaccaaaataaagcaaacaactGAATTTCTACTTTGTTCATCAGTGTGTTTTACCTGGTTTCCAAACTGCTAGAGCATGAACTACTAGCATATTCAACTAGGAAGCAAAATTTTGCATTCTTATTCCTAAACCTTacatttattcagtgttttacCTTTTGCAAGCCGTTTAACCAGTCTCCCCTTTCATCACTGATTTATCGAAATTCATAAGCTGAAATGGCCTCTAAAAAAACTAGGATTTGGTCTTTGTTTAGAACTTCTGCCAGCACAGTTACCTTAgtcagaagcacagagaaaagtgGAGAAGATGAGAACAGCCTCCTATCTGACAGTTGTGCTAAAAGAAAGCACCGTAAAAAAGACAGAcgctggcaaaaaaaaaaaaaaaaaaaaaaaggctattttgCTCAGATAATTTAGTCTGTCTTGGAATTGGATGGTGAAAAAGTTGTCTTACTGGCAGTACCGCAACACGAGGTGATCCCTCTGGAGTTTGTCAGGATAAGCTCTCCCTCCATATCCTCTAATATCTAAATGAGCTTTTATAATGTTAGacaaagaaagataaataaataaatggagcaATGAAGTCATAGAAGCATTATTAAAGCAcctaaaaataaagtcattgtGATGATTTTACATGTTGGTATTCTAAATTTAGGGCCTTCCCAGAGACCTCCCTTCTTTCTACAAATTCTAAGGTTATGTATTAGTAAGATGTGTGGTCCAGTGTTTAGATTACAGAAATGGGAGCCATTAAACTTCTACTCCTGCACAAATATAATCCTCGTTTCAGCCTTACCCAAATGTAAAGCTGATTTATATACATGGTCTTATGAGGATTCCTTTATTAAATACTAAAATCCTTCAAGATAACAAGAGACCTAAGCACCaaacatatattttcatcttAGATGTCAAATCTTTTTGGTTATAAAGGTTGAAAACACACCTTGTTTCTCTGAGTTTGCAGAAGGAGTTACAACATGAAGTGGTACAAATTGCCTCCATTCATTTTAATGGGAGGTTAAGTGACCACAATTAGGCCTATGAAGTCAAGTGTTAGCCTTTCCACTGCTGAGCCTCATGTCAGAAAATTTCTAGGAGGATTATCCAGCACAAACTCACTTGTACTTTCTGACCTTTGCATCCTCTGAAAA
This Cygnus atratus isolate AKBS03 ecotype Queensland, Australia chromosome 5, CAtr_DNAZoo_HiC_assembly, whole genome shotgun sequence DNA region includes the following protein-coding sequences:
- the MRPL23 gene encoding 39S ribosomal protein L23, mitochondrial isoform X3, which gives rise to MTKVDIKNYLEKIYNVPVAAVRTRIQYGANNKKNHKNQRVKKPDYKVAYVQLGKGQTFQFPNLFPEKEQDEEARSFDDFRKKYLEKEQQIQKGDPRRGGVPDWFGL